Part of the Kitasatospora sp. NBC_01266 genome, TAGCCGCCGAAGCCGTCCAGCCACTCCTCGGGGAGCAGGCCCTTGGCCGCGAGCACCGCGTAGTAGGCCATCGGCCCGTGGCCCTTGGAGAGCAGGAAGCGGTCCCGCCCGGGATCAGTGGGGTCCGCCACCCGCAGCACCCGCTCGTAGAGCACCCAGAGCGCGTCGAGGGTGGAGGTGGCCGCCGGGCCGTGCTTCTCGGCTCCGGTCATCCGGCCCATCAGGCCGGGCAGTTCCGCGTAGGTCTTGATCACGGGACCAGCCTGCAACCTCAAGTCGACTTGAGGTCAAGTCCTAGAATCCCTCCCATGAACGCCCGACTCAGCATCGGCGAACTCGCCGCCCGCAGCGGCCTCGCCCCCTCCGCCCTGCGCTACTACGAGGAGCTCGGCCTGATCCACGCCGAACGCACCGCCGGCGGCCACCGCGTCTTCGCCCGGCAGATGCTGCGCCGGATCGCCTTCGTGCGCGCCGCCCAGACCGTCGGCCTCTCGCTGGAGGAGGCCCGTGCCGCGCTGGCCGGCCTGCCGGTGGACCGCTCCCCCACCGTCGCCGAGTGGCAGCCCGTGGCCACCACCTGGCAGGCCCGGATCGACGAGCAGATCGAGGACCTGCGCCGCCTGCGCGACCGCCTCACCGGCTGCATCGGCTGCGGCTGCCTGTCGCTCGGCAAGTGCGTCCTCTACAACCCCGGCGACGTCCAGGGCGCCGAGGGTCCGGGCGCGCGCAAGCTGCTGCCCGCGCGGCGCCCGCCCCGGAGCTGATGCTTCGTATTCCATCGAAGGTGGGGTTTAGCTCAACTCCCCGTTACCGGCTGCCGATGCTCAGGGCGGAGCGAGACCCCGATCGCGGGGCTCGCCGCACTCGGTCAAGGAGACGCAGATGACGCGAAGCAAGCTCGTCCTGGGCGCCGGCGCACTGGCGATGACGCTGGCTGCCGGCGTGGGCTGGACGGTGCAGGCCAGCGCCGACGCCGCCGGCGCCGCGCAGCAGAGCAAGCCGGCCGCAACCCGCGCGGTCGACGGCTACCAGCTGATCAAGCTGGACAACGCCAACGTGGGCAACTTCCAGCGCCGCACGGTCTACTGCCCGAGCGGCAAGAAGGCCATCGGCGGCGGCGCCGAGGCCCGGGGTAACGACTCGGTCCTGAACGGCAGCTTCCCGACCGACGACGGCAACGGCTGGATCGGCATCGGCCACCAGCCCGGCTCCGACAACGTGGGCATCAGTGTCTTCGTGATCTGCGCCTACACCAACTGACCCGGCCGATCGGCCGCGGGGCGGCAGCAGCCGGCGCTGCCGCCCCGCGGCCTGGGGCCTGGGGCCTGTCGACCTCAGCCGGCCGTCGAGCCGAGCAGCCGCCACACGTCCTTGACCCGGTCGGCCAGTTCCTCGATCGAGCCGTTGTTCTCCACCACCAGGTCGGCCACCGCCAGCCTCTGCTCGCGGCTCGCCTGGGCCGCCATCCGGGCACGGGCCTCCGGCTCGGACATCCCGCGCCGCTCGACCAGCCGGGCCAGCCGGACCTCCTCGTCGGCGTCGACCACGATCACCTGGTCGAAGAGGCGCTGCAGCCCGTTCTCGGCGAGCAGCGGCACGTCGTGGACCACGATGGCGTCGGGTTCGGCCGCCGCCTCCAACCGCGCCGAGCGCTCCCGGACCAGCGGGTGGACGATCGCGTTCAGCGCCGCCAGCCGCTCGGGGTCGCCGAAGACGATCGCGCCGAGCGCGGGCCGGTCCAGCGCACCGTCCGGGCCGAGCACGCCGGGGCCGAACTCCTCGACCACCGCCGCGAGTCCGGGTGTGCCGGGGGCCACCACCTCACGGGCGATCAGATCGGAGTCGATCAGCACCGCGCCGTAGGAGACCAGCAGGTCCGCGACCGCGCTCTTGCCCGCCCCGATGCCACCGGTCAGTCCGATCTTCCGCATGGCGGCAGACTACACAGCGTCCAGCTCCAGGCCGGCGCCAGGCTGCAGGTAGGAGTACGGTGCGCCGGTGCCGGGCCCGTGCTCGCCCAGCCAGCGCTCGCCGATGCCGCGCCCGATCTCGCTGAGCACCGCGTCGTGGATGCCCAGCACCCTGGTCGGCCTGACCTCCCGCACGTAGTCGATCAGTTCGCCCACCTTGTTCCAGGGGCCGGCCATCGGCAGCAGCAGGGTCCGCACCGGGTGCTCGGGCACGGTCAGCGCGTCCCCGGGGTGGAAGAGGGCTCCGCCGCCCAGCAGGAAGCCGATGTTCCCGACCTGCGGGGCGTCCGGATGGATGACGGCGTGCCACTCGCCGTGGACCGAGACGTCGATCCCACCGACTTCGAACGCGTCGCCCGCGCCGACCACGGTGACGGCGGCGCCGAGGCCGGCCAGCTGGTCGGCGACCGCGCGGTTGGTCCAGATCCGCAGGCCGGGGTTGGCGGCCAGGGCGGCGCGGACCTGGTCCTCGGTGAAGTGGTCGAAGTGCTCATGGGTGATGAGCAGCGCGTCGGCGCCCGCCACCGCCTCGGGTTCGGTGAACATACCGGGGTCGATGACCACCGTGGTGTCGTTCTGCTCGATGCGGACGCACGCGTGTCCGAACTTGGTCAGCCTCATGGCAGAAACAGTACAGCAAGGCTGAACAGTTCTGCTGTACATATTTTCGTTACAGTGGACCTATGAGCAGCACACCCTCCCCCGACCCCGACCCCTCCCCTGACCTCGCCCCCGCCTCGCTCCAGCTGGCCGCCGACCTGCGGGCCACCCTCGGCGACCTGGTCCGCCAGGTGCGGGACGCCGCCTCCGCGCTGCCGCAGAGCCAGCTGGGCGCGCTCGGCTGGCTGGTCCGCGAGGGCCCGCACACCACCGCCGAACTGGCCGACCGCCAGCGGGTGCGCCACCAGTCGATGGCCCGCACCGTCACCCAGCTGCTCCAGGCCGGCCTGATCCGGCAGGAGCGCCACCCCACCGACGGGCGCAAGCTCGTGCTGACCGCCACCGCGACCGGCCGGGCCACCCTGGCGGACCAGCGCCGGCGGCGCGAGAGCCACCTGGCCGAGGCGATCGAACGCGAGCTGACCGAGGCGGAGCGGCTCACCCTGCGGCAGGCCGTCGACCTCCTGCGACGGATCAGCTGACCCAAGAGTCACCTTTGCGCCCACCACGCGTTAGCAGGACGCACTGTCCGTCCAGCCCTAAGGACCTCGCGTGATCTCCCTGCGCAACTCCCTGCTCGTCGCCGCCGCCCTCTGCGGCCTGCTCCTCACCGGAGCCGGCGCCGCCGCGGCCTGCGACTCCGCCAACCTCGGCGGCGCGCTCAACTCCGGCTTCGGCAACGCCTGCGTCAACGGCGAGTGAGCCCCGGCTCAACAAGATTCGGCTCGACCAGCTCCGACTCGGGCTTGCGCGGGCCGGGCACCGAGGCGCCGGCGGCCACCTCCAGCGGCGGCAGCGCCACGTGCTCGCGCAGCCCGAACCGGGCGTAGAGCTTGCGCAGCGGCGCGGGCGCCCACCAGTTGAACTCGCCGAAGAGCGACATCATGGCCGGCACCAGCAGGCAGCGCACCACGGTGGCGTCCACCGCCACGGCCACCGCCAGCGCGATGCCCATCTCCTTGACCATCAGCATCTGCCCGGCCGCGAACCCGGCGAAGACGATCACCATCAGCAGCGCCGCCGAGGTGATGATCCGCCCGCTGCGCTGCAGTCCCAGCTGCACCGACTGCTTGCAGTTGTAGCCCTGGTCCCGCAACTCCTTGATCCGCGCCAGCAGGAAGACCTCGTAGTCCATCGAGAGTCCGAAGGCGAAGGCGAAGACCAGCACCGGGATGAAGGTCTCCAGGCCCCCGGTCGGCGTGAAGCCGAGCAGCCCGCTGAGCCAGCCGTGCTGGAAGACCATGGTCAGCGCGCCCAGCGAGCAGCCGAGCGAGAGCAGGTTCATCAGCAGGGCCTTGACCGGCATCACCACCGAGCCGGTCATCAGGAAGAGCAGCACCAGGGTGCCGACCGCGACCAGCCCCAGCGCCCACGGCCCCCGGTCGGCCAGCTCGTGCTGGAAGTCGACCACGCTCGCCGCGTCCCCGGTGACGTAGGTGGTCAGCCCGCCCCGGTCCGCGCGCAGCTCGTCCACCACCTGCTTGGCCTGCCCGCCCTGCGGGTCGCCCTGCACCAGCACCTCGACGGTGCTCAGGTCGGGGCCGACCGGCTGCACCGCCCGCACCCCGGCGACCCCGGGCAGCTTGGCCACCACGTCGTCGGCGTAGTGCGCGGCGGCCGGCTCGGCGGCGCGCACCACCACGGTCACCGGCGCGGGGGCCAGCTGCGGGAACTCCTGCGCGATGGTGTCCGACACCTGGCGCCCGGCCGAACTGGTGGGCAGCACGGCGGCACCGGTGGAGCGCATGTCGGCGTTCAGGAACGGCGCGCCGGCGGCGGTCAGCAGCGCGACGCAGATCAGCGCGACCGGCACCGCGCGGCGCTGCACCCGGCGCACCGTGCGGGCGAAGAAGCCCTCGTCGGGCTCGGCGTGCTTGGGCGGCTTGATCCGGTGCCCGGCGAAGCCGAGCAGCGCCGGCACCAGGGTGAGCGCGGCGAGCACCGCGATCACCACCACGCTGACCCCGGCGGCGGCCACCGCCCGGAAGACCGGGCTGGTGAAGACGAAGAGCCCGCTGAGCGCGACCGCGACAGTCAGGCCCGAGAAGGCGACGGTGCGCCCGGCCGTCGCGGCCGTCCGGTCGACGGCGGCGGCGATCTCCGCGCCGCGCCCGCGCTCCTCGCGGAAGCGGTTGACCATCAGCAGCGCGTAGTCGATCGACAGGCCCAGGCCCAGCACGGTGGCGATCGGCAGCACCGTGGTGTCGATGTCCATGATCTGGCTGAAACCGAACATCGCCAGCAGTGCCCCGCCGACCGAGGCGACCGCGCCGATCACCGGAAGACTGGCCGCGGCCAGGCCGCCGAAGACCAGCACCATGACGATCAGTGTCAGTGGCAGCGTGACGATCTCGCCGAATTTCGTGTCCGACTGGGTCTGCGCCTTGACCTCGTGCTGCAGCACCAGGTCGCCACCCACGGTGACGTGCGTGCCGGGCGGCTGCATCGCGGTGAGCAGCTGGCTGACGGCCTGCTGCTGCGCGGTGTTCGCGTCGGCGGTCATCCGCACGTTGATCACGCTGGAGGCACCGTCGGCGGCGCGCAGCGCCTGCTGACCGTTCTGGTAGGCATCCGAGACCGAGAGCACGCCGGGCAGCTTCGCCAGGTCCTGGGCGGCGACGGTGACCGCGTCGCGCACCACCGGGGTGTCCACCGGCTGCCCGGCGACCACGGCGGTGACCGTGCCCGAGGACGGGTCGGCGGCGGCGACCAGGTTGCTGCCCTGGACCGACTCGTAGCCGCCGGAGGAGGTGTTGGTGACCGAGCCCTCGAAGACCCGGCCGCCGATCAGCACCCCGAGCGCGAGCACCGCCACCCAGAAGGCGAGCACCCAGCGCCGGTGGCGGTGGCAGAAGCGGCCGAGCGAGGCCAGCTTGCCGGGAGCGACAGCGGCCGATGAGGGTGAAGCAGCGGAAAGGCGCATCAAGCGGAAGGCCTAGCGTGCGGGGCGAGGATGCCCGACGGGCAACTCATCCCACGCTAGGTGTTCCGTCCTAAAACACCCATAAGATCGCGATGAGCGCCTTATCACACCAAAGCGACATTGCTGACGGAACTCGGGCAGAACATGACAGTGGGCCCCCATCCGGTCACCCGGATGGGGGCCCACTCAGTTCAACTCACACCGAGTTGCGCTGTGCGATCAGCTCTGGCCGCCGGCCAGCTTCTCGCGCAGGGCAGCCAGCGCCTCGTCCGAGGCGAGGGCGCCGGCGCCCTCGTCGCTGGAGGAGGAGTAGTTGCCACCGGCAGCGGCGGCAACCGCGTCGCCACCCTCGGCAGCGGCCTCGGCGTCGGCCTCGCGGCTCTTGATGACCTGGGCCTGGTGCTGCTCGAAGCGGGCCTGCGCCTCGGCGTACTGGCGCTCCCACTCCTCACGCTGCTTCTCGTAGCCGGGCAGCCAGTCGTTCGCCTCGGGGTCGAAGCCCTCGGGGTAGATGTAGTTGCCCTGGTCGTCGTACGAGGCAGCCATGCCGTACAGGGTCGGGTCGAACTCGACCGAGGCCGGGTCGGCACCGAGCGACTCGTTGGCCTGCTTCAGCGAGAGGCTGATGCGACGACGCTCGAGGTCGATGTCGATGACCTTGACGAAGATCTCGTCGCCGACCTGGACGACCTGCTCCGGGATCTCCACGTGGCGCTCGGCCAGCTCGGAGATGTGGACCAGACCCTCGATGCCCTCGTCCACGCGGACGAACGCACCGAACGGAACCAGCTTGGTGACCTTACCCGGGACGACCTGGCCGATCTGGTGCGTACGGGCGAACTGCTGCCACGGGTCCTCCTGGGTCGCCTTCAGCGACAGGGAGACGCGCTCGCGGTCCATGTCAACGTCGAGAACCTCGACGGTGACCTCCTGGCCGACCTCGACAACCTCGGACGGGTGGTCGATGTGCTTCCAGGACAGCTCGGAGACGTGGACGAGACCGTCGACGCCGCCCAGGTCCACGAAGGCACCGAAGTTGACGATCGAGGAGACGACGCCGGAGCGCACCTGGCCCTTCTGCAGGGTGGTGAGGAAGGTCTGGCGGACCTCGCTCTGGGTCTGCTCCAGCCAGGCACGGCGGGACAGGACCACGTTGTTGCGGTTCTTGTCCAGCTCGATGATCTTGGCCTCGAGCTCCTTGCCCACGTAGGGCTGCAGGTCGCGCACGCGGCGCATCTCGACCAGCGAAGCCGGCAGGAAGCCACGGAGGCCGATGTCGAGGATGAGACCACCCTTGACGACCTCGATGACGGTACCGGTGACGATCCCGTCCTCTTCCTTGATCTTCTCGATCGTGCCCCAGGCGCGCTCGTACTGCGCACGCTTCTTGGACAGGATCAGACGACCCTCCTTGTCCTCCTTCTGGAGAACCAGGGCCTCGATCTCGTCGCCGACCTTGACAACCTCGTGGGGGTCGACGTCGTGCTTGATCGAGAGCTCGCGGGAGGGGATGACACCCTCGGTCTTGTAACCGATGTCGAGGAGCACCTCGTCACGGTCGACCTTCACGATGATGCCCTCAACGATGTCGCCATCGTTGAAGTACTTGATGGTCTCGTCGATCGCCGCGAGGAATGCTTCCGCGTCGCCGATGTCGTTGACCGCAACCTGCGGGGTGGTGCTGACAGAGGTGTCGGTGGGGCTCGTCATTAGGAAAAGGGCTCCGGTACGGACATGAAGTCGTAGGTAATGCCACGCGGGGGCCCGGTTCGCTCCCACCGAAAGCCGGACAGCCAAGAACACGGCCCACTTACCCTCAACTTCAAGGAAGTGTCCGTCTTGCGACCGTGGGGTCTTCGACAGATGCGAGCGCGACCTGCTCCGTCCGAGGCGCACAGGCCCGCAGCGCAACTTGTAGCATACGGGGACAGCCAGGCACGGTCAACGCCGAAGGCGACGAGACCGTCCAGGCCGGTATGGATCAGGCCATATCCTCCAACTGCGCACCTCACGCGACCTGACCGGCCGACGTGGGGAGTGGCAGCCACAGGGGCCCGGCTCCCCGGATGCCACCGCCTGATCCCGTCCCCGAAGGGCCGGCGCCAGGCAGCGACGCTTTCCGCAGCCCCTACCCTACGCGAGGCGCATGATGACCGTTGACACCACCCCTGGCAAGTGGACGCCGGACCCGGACGGTGACGACGACGTCGCGCTGCGCCGCGAGGCCGCGCCCGAGGAGAGCAGCCGGGCTAGCCGGCACTGGTGGGACCGCAACGCCGACGAGTACCAGGACGAGCACGGAGCGTTCCTCGGCGACGACCGCTTCACCTGGTGCCCCGAAGGCCTGGACGAGGCGGACGCCCGGCTGCTGGGCGGCGCGGACGAACTGGCCGGCCGCGACGTGCTGGAGATCGGCGCGGGCGCGGCGCAGTGCTCGCGCTGGCTGCGCGCGCAGGGCGCCCGCCCGGTGGCGCTCGACATCTCGCACCGGCAGCTGCAGCACTCGCGCCGGATCGACCTCTCGCGCGGGGACCGGCCCGTCGCCCTGGTGCAGGCGGACGCGGCGGTGCTGCCGTTCGCCGACGGCTCCTTCGACCTGGCCTGCTCGGCCTACGGCGCGGTGCCGTTCAGCGCGGACACCGCCGCGCTGATGCGCGAGGTGCACCGGGTGCTGCGGCCCGGCGGGCGCTGGGTCTTCTCGGTCACCCACCCGATCCGCTGGGCCTTCCCGGACGAACCGGGGGCGGCCGGGCTCACCGCGACCGCCTCCTACTTCGACCGCACGCCCTACGTCGAGCAGGACGAGCAGGGCCGGGCCAGCTACGTCGAGCACCACCGCACCCTGGGCGACCGGGTGCGTGAGCTGGTGGCGGCCGGGTTCACGCTGCTCGACCTGGTGGAGCCGCAGTGGCCGGAGGGCCTGGAGCAGGAGTGGGGCGGCTGGAGCCCGCTGCGCGGGCGGCACATCCCGGGGACGGCGATCTTCGTCTCGCGCCGGGGCTGAATACTGGGGCGGTGAACCTCGACCTGCCCGTCCGCAGCGCACTGCCCGCGCTGGCCGCCGCCCTCGACGAACGCGGCGTGGCCGTGCTGGCCGCACCGCCCGGCACCGGGAAGACCACGCTGGTGCCGCTCGCGCTGGCGGGGCTGCTCGACGCCGCCGCGCCACAACGCCACGTGCTGGTCGCCGAACCGCGACGGCTCGCGGTGCGGGCGGCGGCGCGGCGGATGGCCTGGCTGCTGGGCGAGCGGGAGGGCGCCCGGGTCGGCCACACCGTGCGCGGGGAGCGGGTGGTGGGGCCCGACACGGTGATCGAGGTGGTCACCACCGGCGTGCTGCTGCAGCGCCTCCAGCGCGATCCCGAACTGCCCGGCGTGGACGTGGTGTTGCTGGACGAGTGCCACGAGCGGCACCTGGACGCGGACACCGCGCTCGCCTTCCTGCTGGACGTGCGCGAGACGCTGCGCCCCGAACTCGCGGTGCTGGTCGCCTCGGCCACCTCGGACACCGCGGCCTGGGCCGAACTGCTGGGCGACGCACCGGTGGTGGCGGCGCACGGGATCGCCCACCCGGTCGAGGTGGTGTGGGCGCCACCGCCGACCGCCGTCCGCCCGCCGCAGGGCACCCGGGTCGACGCCGCGCTGCTGGAGCACGTCGCGGCCGTGGTGCGCCGGGCGCTGGCCGAGCGGGCCGGCGACCTGCTCTGCTTCCTGCCCGGGGTCGGCGAGATCGCCCGGGTGGCCGGGCAGCTCGGCGGCCTGCCGGAGGTGGAGGTGCTCCAACTGCACGGGCAGGCCCCGGCCGCCGTGCAGGACGCGGCGCTGACGGCGGGCGGGCGCCGCCGGGTCATCCTGGCCACCTCGGTCGCCGAGTCCTCGCTGACCGTGCCGGGCGTGCGGATCGTGGTGGACAGCGGGCTGGCCCGCGAGCCGCGCACCGACCACGCGCGCGGACTGGGCAGCCTGGTCACGGTGCGGGCCTCGCTGGCGGCCGGCCGCCAGCGGGCCGGGCGGGCCGGGCGCGAGGCGCCGGGGACGGTCTACCGGTGCTGGGCCGAGGTGGCGGACGCCCGCGCCCCGCGCTTCCCGACCCCCGAGATCGCGCTAGCCGACCTGACCGGCTTCGCACTGCAGGCCGCCTGCTGGGGCGACCCGCAGGCGAGCGGGCTCGCACTGCCCGATCCGCCGCCGGCGGGTGCCCTGGCGGCCGCCCGGCAGACGCTGCTCGCGCTCGGCGCGGTGACACCCGACGGGCGCGCGACCGAGCGCGGGCGCCGGTTCGCGCGCACCGGCCTGCACCCGCGGCTGGCGCGTGCCCTGCTCGATGGCGCCGCAGAGGTGGGCGCCCGGCGCGCGGCGGAGATCGTCGCGCTGCTCTCCGAGGAGCTCCCCCGCGAGCTCGGTGACGACCTGGCGGCCGCCTGGCGCGCGGTGCGCGACTCCTCGACCCCGTACGCGGCGCGCTGGCGGCAGGAGGTGCGGCGGCTGCGGGCCCAGGTGACCGCGCCCGAGCGCGGGCGTGAGCGCGAGCCGACCGACCAGGCCGCCGCCGGACTGCTGGTCGCACTGGCCCACCCGGAGCGGGTCGCGCGGGCCCGGGGCGGCGCCTTCCTGATGGCCTCCGGCACGGCCGCCGAGACCGCGCCCGGCTCGGCGCTCGGCGGCGCCCCCTGGCTGGCCATCGCGGTCGCCGACCGCCCCGCCGGCGCGGCCTCGGCGCGGGTGCGACGGGCGGTGCCCATCGACGAGCAGACCGCCCGCACCGCCGCCGCGCACCTGCTCACCGAACGGGACGAGGTGCGCTGGGCCGTGCCGCCCGGCAGCCGGCGCGGCGAACTGACGGCCCGCCGGCTCACCGCACTGGGCGCGCTCGAACTGGACGCCGACCGACTCACCCGCCCCGATCCGACACTGGTGCGGGCCGCACTGCTGGAGGGCCTGGCCCGCGAGGGCGTCAGCGAGCTGCTGCGCTGGCCGGAGGGCGCGAGTTCGCTGCGCGCCCGGCTGGCCTTCCTGCACCACGCACTCGGCGCCCCCTGGCCGGACGTCAGCGACCAGGCGCTGCTGGCCGCCGCCGAGCAGTGGCTGGAACCCGAGCTCTCCCGGGCCCGCCGGCGGGCCGACCTGGAACGCCTGGACACCGGCTCGGCCCTGCAGCGCCTGCTGCCCTGGTCCACCGGCGAGGCGGGCCGCCTGGACGAGCTGGCCCCCGAGCGGATCACCGTCCCCAGCGGGTCGCGGATCCGGGTCGACTACTCGACCGAGCGCCCGGTGCTCGCGGTCAAGCTCCAGGAACTCTTCGGCTGGGCCGCCACCCCCGCACTGGCCGGCGGCCGGGTCCCGCTGACCATCCACCTGCTCTCCCCCGCCGGCCGCCCGGCCGCCGTCACCGGCGACCTGGCCAACTTCTGGCGCGAGGGCTACCGCGCCGTCCGCGCCGAACTGCGCGGCCGCTACCCCCGCCACCCGTGGCCCGAGGACCCGACCACGGCGGAGCCCACCCGGCGGGCGAACCAGCGGAAGTGACGGACCGTCAGGGAATCGGCGGGTACTGGGTCGGCAGCGGCGGCTCGCTGAAGGGGCGGGCGGGGGGCGGGGGTATCGGAATGGCAGTCTGGACCGGGTCGCAGGTCATGATCACGCCGGCCGCGTTCCTCGCGCAGGTGGCCGTCGAGTGGGCGGGTGTGCCGCCATCGCCGGTGTACGCGGTTCCCGGGGAGACGTCCGCCAGCGGCGTCGACGAAGCCCTCGGCGCGGATGGCTTCGGGACCTGACTGGGGGCCGTCGCCGTGCGCGGCTTGGGCTTGGCACTGGTCGCCGGCGGCTCGGCGGGCGCCGATGTCCTGGTCGGCGGCGGCGTGGTCGAGGGCGACGTCACAGGCGAGGGGCTCTCGCTGGGCAAGGCCGACGGCGCCGGCGACGCAGCAGCCGACGGCGAGGCCGAGGCCGTCGGCGCAGCGCTGCTCGCCGCCGGAACCGGCGCCGGGTGGGCCGCACGGGAGGACCCCGTGCCCGCCGCGAGCCAGCCGGCACCACCGACCAGCACCAGCACCCCCGCCGCGACCGCGAGCACACCGCCCCGGCGCCCGGCGAGCCGCCCGGCCAGAGCCCGCATCACCCCCCGGTCCCCGTCCCCGGTCTGCTGTTCGTCCTGCTCCATCGGTCCGTCCTCGCACCCGCCCACCAAGATCAGGACCGGATCCTAACGGGCGGAACCGACCCGGCGCGCCAACCGCCGGCGCCCCACCGCCGACCGGCCCTCTACGCTGGGGCGAGTCGGCTCTGGAGGACAGATGTACGCGCACCATCTCGACCTGGTCGAGGAAGCCCGCAGGATCGCGCCGAAGAACATCAAGGTCGAGTTCTCCGGCGAGCTGATCATCATGCAGGCCTCGCCCTCGGGCATCCACCAGCGCAACCTCGCCCTGATCCAGCGCCAGTTCGAGGCGCACGCACCCGAGGGCTACCTGGCATCCGGGAACTCCGATCTGTCGTCACCCGCGGTCGGCAAGCTCCGCAACCCGGACCTGACCTACCTCCCCGAGGACGCGATGGCGACGACGGAGAACAGGATTCCCGCCGAACTCGCCCTGATCGCCGTCGAGATCGTCTCCCCCTCGAACCCGGAGAACGACTGGGAGGGAAAAGTCCGGGACTATCCCCAGATGGGGATCCCCGCCTACCTGATCGTCGACCCCGGGCAGAAGACCGTGACGCTGCTCAGCGAGCCCGAGAACGACCGCTACCGGCTCCGGGAGGACGCCGCCTTCGGGGAGTCCGTCCACATCCCCGAGCCCTTCGGCTTCGTCCTCGACACCACCGGTCTGCTGCCGTACTGACCATGGCCGGCCGCCGGGCTCCGCACGGAACCCGGCGGCCCGGGCCGTCAGTGCGCCGCCGCCTCCCAATCGGCGCCGACGCCCACCGAGACGTCCAGCGGCGCGCGCAGGTCGTAGGCGCCGGCCATCTGCTCGCGGACGATCGCCTCCACCGGCTCGCGCTCGCCCGGGGCCAGCTCCAGCACGATTTCGTCGTGCACCTGGAGCAGCATCCGGGAGGTGAGCTTCGCCTCGGTCAGCGCCGCGTCCACCCGGAGCATCGCGATCTTGACGATGTCGGCGGCCGAGCCCTGGACGGGGGCGTTGAGCGCCATCCGCTCGGCCATCTCACGGCGCTGGCGGTTGTCGCTGGTCAGGTCGGGCAGGTAGCGGCGGCGGCCCAGCAGGGTCTCGGTGTAGCCGGTGGCGCGGGCCTCCTCGACCACCCGGTGCAGGTAGTCGCGCACCCCGCCGAAGCGCTCGAAGTAGGTGTCCATCAGGCCCTGCGCCTCGGCCGGCTTGATCCCCAGCTGCTGGGAGAGCCCGTACGCCGAGAGCCCGTAGGCCAGGCCGTAGGACATCGCCTTGATCTTGCGGCGCATCTCGGCGTCGACCTCGGCGGGCGCCACCCCGAAGACCGAGGAGGCGACCGTGGTGTGCAGGTCCTCGCCGCTGGCGAAGGCCTCGATCAGCGCCGCGTCCTCGGAGAGGTGGGCCATGATCCGCAGCTCGATCTGCGAGTAGTCGGCGGTCAGCAGCGACTCGTACCCCTCGCCG contains:
- the hrpB gene encoding ATP-dependent helicase HrpB; amino-acid sequence: MNLDLPVRSALPALAAALDERGVAVLAAPPGTGKTTLVPLALAGLLDAAAPQRHVLVAEPRRLAVRAAARRMAWLLGEREGARVGHTVRGERVVGPDTVIEVVTTGVLLQRLQRDPELPGVDVVLLDECHERHLDADTALAFLLDVRETLRPELAVLVASATSDTAAWAELLGDAPVVAAHGIAHPVEVVWAPPPTAVRPPQGTRVDAALLEHVAAVVRRALAERAGDLLCFLPGVGEIARVAGQLGGLPEVEVLQLHGQAPAAVQDAALTAGGRRRVILATSVAESSLTVPGVRIVVDSGLAREPRTDHARGLGSLVTVRASLAAGRQRAGRAGREAPGTVYRCWAEVADARAPRFPTPEIALADLTGFALQAACWGDPQASGLALPDPPPAGALAAARQTLLALGAVTPDGRATERGRRFARTGLHPRLARALLDGAAEVGARRAAEIVALLSEELPRELGDDLAAAWRAVRDSSTPYAARWRQEVRRLRAQVTAPERGREREPTDQAAAGLLVALAHPERVARARGGAFLMASGTAAETAPGSALGGAPWLAIAVADRPAGAASARVRRAVPIDEQTARTAAAHLLTERDEVRWAVPPGSRRGELTARRLTALGALELDADRLTRPDPTLVRAALLEGLAREGVSELLRWPEGASSLRARLAFLHHALGAPWPDVSDQALLAAAEQWLEPELSRARRRADLERLDTGSALQRLLPWSTGEAGRLDELAPERITVPSGSRIRVDYSTERPVLAVKLQELFGWAATPALAGGRVPLTIHLLSPAGRPAAVTGDLANFWREGYRAVRAELRGRYPRHPWPEDPTTAEPTRRANQRK
- a CDS encoding Uma2 family endonuclease, producing the protein MYAHHLDLVEEARRIAPKNIKVEFSGELIIMQASPSGIHQRNLALIQRQFEAHAPEGYLASGNSDLSSPAVGKLRNPDLTYLPEDAMATTENRIPAELALIAVEIVSPSNPENDWEGKVRDYPQMGIPAYLIVDPGQKTVTLLSEPENDRYRLREDAAFGESVHIPEPFGFVLDTTGLLPY